The Gadus macrocephalus chromosome 20, ASM3116895v1 genome includes a region encoding these proteins:
- the LOC132448868 gene encoding uncharacterized protein LOC132448868 produces MAGIANIAALYLLWESEESEDRRKRKRRRLWVHDILRRRPQLGEFHHLLQELRLDDGRFQRYFRLSRAQFDDLLARVGARISRQDTNYRRSISAAERLSICLRFLATGDSFRTIATSFRVGASTVASIVSDGVTAIWDCLVEEFMAVPTTEDWRLIAQQFEEQWNFPLCCGAIDGKHVVLKAPANSGSQFFNYKGTFSIVLLAVVDADKCFRIIDVGGYGRTSDGGILANSVFGQALRAGDLKLPADRVLSAAAQRGPLPHVFVADEAFPLRTDLMRPFPGRILPRERRVFNYRLSRARLVVENAFGILSSQWRFYRRVIEVRPELAERCVKATCVLHNLLRRTAPTAAVRDCLPVGVVLPLPGLGRVAANNAGREAIRIRETFTSYFSAEGTLSWHDTIV; encoded by the exons atggctggcaTCGCCAACATCGCTGCGCTTTATTTGCTGTGGGAGTCCGAGGAGTCCGAGGACCGTCGCAAACGCAAACGCCGTCGTCTTTGGGTGCACGACATCCTCCGGAGACGGccacagctgggtgagtttcaccacttGCTCCAAGAACTCCGCCTGGATGACGGCCGGTTTCAGCGGTACTTTCGACTGAGTCGGGCCCAGTtcgatgacctgctagcccgggttggtgccaggatctcccgtcaggacaccaactacaggcgctccatatcagctgcggagcgcctgtctatctgtctccg ATTCCTGGCTACTGGCGATTCGTTCCGGACGATAGCCACCAGCTTCCGGGTCGGGGCCTCCACCGTGGCTTCCATCGTGTCCGATGGGGTGACGGCTATATGggactgcctggtggaggagttcaTGGCTGTGCCCACTACCGAGGACTGGAGGCTGATTGCGCAGCAGTTCGAGGAGCAGTGGAACTTCCCTCTCTGTTGCGGTGCCATCGATGGGAAGCATGTTGTTCTGAAGGCCCCTGCGAACTCCGGTTCGCAGTTCTTCAACTACAAGGGGACATTTTCCATTGTTCTCTTGGCAGTTGTCGACGCAGACAAGTGCTTCCGCATCATCGATGTGGGGGGCTATGGGAGAACCAGTGATGGAGGAATTCTGGCCAACTCTGTGTTTGGTCAGGCCCTCCGAGCTGGCGATCTCAAGCTCCCTGCTGACAGAGTACTGTCAGCGGCTGCGCAGAGAGGACCCCTGCCTCATGTGTTTGTAGCGGACGAGGCCTTTCCGCTACGGACCGACCTCATGAGGCCATTCCCCGGACGCATCCTCCCCCGAGAGCGGCGCGTGTTCAACTACCGACTGTCCCGGGCTCGGTTGGTGGTTGAGAACGCCTTCGgcatcctctcctcccagtGGCGGTTCTACCGGAGGGTCATCGAGGTCCGTCCTGAGCTGGCGGAGAGATGCGTCAAGGCCACCTGTGTGCTCCACAACCTCCTCCGCAgaacagcaccaacagcagcagtgaGAGATTGCCTCCCTGTTGGTGTGGTGTTGCCTCTGCCAGGGCTGGGGAGAGTGGCTGCCAACAACGCCGGGAGAGAGGCCATCCGGATCCGCGAGACCTTCACCTCCTACTTCTCTGCAGAAGGGACCCTCTCGTGGCATGACACCATCGTATAG